From the Candidatus Hinthialibacter antarcticus genome, the window GCGTAAGCGATTCTTGGTCTTTGCGAAAATTCGCAAAGATGGTTTCGTCGTAGGTTCGCTTTGTCGGTTCTGCCATTTTAAATCACTTGCTCCACAGCGAACATTGTATGAATGCTGCTACCAAAATCCCCTTTGGTTCAACGCACTTGATTCGTCAGGCATTCATGGCGAATCGGCGCATCATTATCAGTTCCGCGTTAAAAGCGAAAATTAAGTCCAATACCCGCCAGCCAAACATCAGAGTGGATGTCGCCGCTAGAAGGCCGGCTGAGGTCGAACCCGACATTTCGGTCGCCCCAAGCATACGCCAAACTCACATCAATCGTCATCCATTCGGTCGCCTCGTAGGCAAGCCCCGTGCTCACAATCCAACCCGGCGTATCGGGAATCGAAGGGATCAACACATCGTCTGGCATGGCGGACGACAACCACCCGGCGCCGTGTTTCCAAGTTAATTGGTCGGTTACTTTAATGAAGTTGCCTGCATGAACGCTCCATACGCTTTTCCAGTATAACGGCAGCGAAGCGTCAGGCGCGTTTTCATAATGAAACGAAAACAAATCGCTTTGTTCATAATCCGTATAGGTCGCGTCAACGGCGCTTGTCCACCAATCGCTAAATTCATACGCGACCCCAACGCCAACGCGCTGCGGGATATCCACTTCTGACGAAAAATCGTCGCTGGTCACGCCAAGCGCCGCAGGTAAAGAAGAATGCCCATCCAAATCAACCGAGGAGGGAAACGAATATTTTACGCCAAGGCTCCAGGGGCCGGGGCGCCACAAAGCGCCGATGCTGCCGCTGACGCCGAATCCGTCCGCTTCGCCGGAGTTATGGCCTAAATACGTCCCGCCTACAATCACGGGCAAACGGTAGGTCAAGTCAAAATAATCAATGTTGAGCGTTGCGCCGACTGAAAACTCATCATTGAATTGATACGCCGCCGCAATCGAAGTTTGAAGGTCAGACAACTCGGTGTTGTAACCAGGAAACGTAACGGTCAAATCCCGAAAGTCTGATGCTAGCCCATAGGGCACGGAAAGTTGGACCGCCACGATCCAATTCTCATCAATCCGCCATCCCAACGCAAATTCAGGAAAC encodes:
- a CDS encoding outer membrane protein transport protein, giving the protein MKRQRSVCWAITGGYLGLLCLFASMDASAGLLNRLGSTSPMGLATSGAGDHSGVNPGPFNASLNPAALVTVDGVELFLGDVSVWTDFSYDQHGLLGGSHFDARDENFQFPEFALGWRIDENWIVAVQLSVPYGLASDFRDLTVTFPGYNTELSDLQTSIAAAYQFNDEFSVGATLNIDYFDLTYRLPVIVGGTYLGHNSGEADGFGVSGSIGALWRPGPWSLGVKYSFPSSVDLDGHSSLPAALGVTSDDFSSEVDIPQRVGVGVAYEFSDWWTSAVDATYTDYEQSDLFSFHYENAPDASLPLYWKSVWSVHAGNFIKVTDQLTWKHGAGWLSSAMPDDVLIPSIPDTPGWIVSTGLAYEATEWMTIDVSLAYAWGDRNVGFDLSRPSSGDIHSDVWLAGIGLNFRF